The Pseudomonas sp. FeN3W region GCATATCCTCGAACACGGCGAGTTCACCAAAAGGGTCGTAGACAATACCGCGCTCACCCTCAGATTCTGGCCTGGCTCCAATCAACACACCCGAATCTGAGACGAACACCAAGACCTGGCCAATTTCCCTTAGCGTTGCATATAGGCCATCGCCACTGCCATCCAGAAGGTCTTCATTTGAGATCAAAACAGCAGCCTCTTCAATGCAGCGGGGCTGATGCACAGAGATACCCTCCGCCTGCTCGACCAAGGTTAAATTGAAAGCCTGCTCGAAAGAAAGGCGCTTGAGCGCAAATTTGCGGCAATTCACACGTCCCTCATTGAGTGCAGCTGTCGCCTGCCTAACCTCATCAATGCTTCGATAATTCAGTATGTTTCGAAGCTCAACCGGAAGCTGCTCCTTACAAAGATCAAAGGACAGCAGTGCACGGTAGGCCTGACTCCTTGCGCCATTTGCGATCATAAGCCCCCTGGATTGCCTTGCAGCGTCCTTGGATGCGAAACGCTCAGCCATCCATCGCACGTATTTTTTCTTTTCTGACGGATCTGCATCAATGAGCATCCTCATCATTTCTTCCGGCGTGGTCTCGCAAGCCATGATCGCGCTGAACGAACGGGCTGCGCGTTCTATCAATTTTTTTGCCTCAGTACTCGTTAACCGCATGGTTGTGCTCCAGGTTGTTTCGCGCATCGTAACCTGGTATGTCAATAGCAGCAAATCAAAAATATAAGCAAAAGCAAAAGGTGATTATTGTCAAGATAATGGCGGTATGGTATACCTTCACCTCACGTGAAATCTTTCTTCACCCCTACGGAGCTTAACCATGCGCTACAAAATGGCCCTTGCCGGGGCACTGCTTGCGACCTCACTTTTCGCCCACGCAACGCCCGTCATCAAAGGCAACACCATGATCCAGAGTGCTATTTTGGATCGCCACATCGCGAACGCTCGCTCTGGAAGCTACGAAGAGGTAGCCAGGCTGATTGTCAGTGTGTACGAGCAGTTCGGCTATGTTGGGGTCAAGGCCATCGTACAAGACAACGTTATCACCATCGTCGAGCCAGGCTCATCAGTTGAAGGCGATTATGATGATCGCTGGCTGAGCAAAGAGGAGGGCCAAGTCCTTGATGTTGAAACGATTAATGACTCGATGGCCATGGCGGACGTAAATAATCGGTTCGGCGTTCTGGATGTTGCCGTTGGCGACCTTCGCCAGGATGGCAGTGTGGGCGTAAGCATGAAGCGCGAGCAGTCCTCAAAGCCCTATGCCGCATCTGTTTCCTACAGCTCACATGGGCAGGACGCTTCTGCTCGCGACCTTGTCACAGTCTCTGGTGGTACACATGTGGGTGGAGGCGTGCGGGTTGACGGGGCTTACACTCATGGCGCCTCATCACTTCGCGATGAATCTAAAGGTGGCGAGTACCGAAGCGTATATGTTAATGCCAAAAAGGCAACGCCATACGGTGAGTTTAACGCCTCTGTGAGCGATAGCCATAACAAGGTCGGCGGAAAGGATGCTACACGTTATGACTACGAACTGGCCGGTGACACCCGCCGCTATAGCGCAGGTCATCGATATGTCGTAAAAGGTGTGGGCACGCTGTCAAACAGCCTCAACTGGGTCAAGCGTGACCAGGATTTTGGTCTTTTTGGCCTCAGCGAGTCTCAAGACTACAAGAGCTGGAATTCCAGGTACTACGGCAAATTCGGCGCGCATCAATTCAATGCCTCCTTCACCCAGGGGCTTGGCGGTAGACGCGACTTCAACATGATCCCCCTGATGGGTGAATTCAACCCAAACTTCCACGCCATCCAGCTTGGCTATGCAACCTCTGGCGTGTTTGCAAATCAGGCGCTGGGCTACGGGGTCTCTGGATCGATCTTCAACGGCAGCAAGGACATGCCATCATCCGAGCGCATGTCACTCGGTGGGCCAGGCCGAGGATCGTCACATAACAATGGTGTAGTATCTGGCTACAAGGGCTATTTCGCAGAAGCTAGACTGTATGGCATGAACAATTTGAGCCCTGTTCATGATCTTTCGCTTAAACCGTATCTCTCGTTGAACGGCGGTCAAACAACCGATGCCATTGGAACCGATATCGAGATTTATGCAGTTGAAGGCGGTATTCTTGCCAAATGGAATCAACTTAGCGGCGGGGTTAGCTATTCTGATTCCATCAAAACCAAGAACGTCGAGGCAGATGCTCGCACAAACCTCATGATCAACTACGACTTCTAAGTCACTCGTCGAGCGCCTCTTTCTAGAGGCGCTCATA contains the following coding sequences:
- a CDS encoding hemolysin activation/secretion-like protein, yielding MRYKMALAGALLATSLFAHATPVIKGNTMIQSAILDRHIANARSGSYEEVARLIVSVYEQFGYVGVKAIVQDNVITIVEPGSSVEGDYDDRWLSKEEGQVLDVETINDSMAMADVNNRFGVLDVAVGDLRQDGSVGVSMKREQSSKPYAASVSYSSHGQDASARDLVTVSGGTHVGGGVRVDGAYTHGASSLRDESKGGEYRSVYVNAKKATPYGEFNASVSDSHNKVGGKDATRYDYELAGDTRRYSAGHRYVVKGVGTLSNSLNWVKRDQDFGLFGLSESQDYKSWNSRYYGKFGAHQFNASFTQGLGGRRDFNMIPLMGEFNPNFHAIQLGYATSGVFANQALGYGVSGSIFNGSKDMPSSERMSLGGPGRGSSHNNGVVSGYKGYFAEARLYGMNNLSPVHDLSLKPYLSLNGGQTTDAIGTDIEIYAVEGGILAKWNQLSGGVSYSDSIKTKNVEADARTNLMINYDF